In a single window of the Bacillus clarus genome:
- a CDS encoding MerR family transcriptional regulator: MYKIGEVAELTGMGIHTLRYYEKLGLLPPPTRNSGIRQYTEGDVRLLKFLYSLKQTGMSLEEMVEFASDGCIIEEIRQRKKEVPAKVKKRISILTAHLDRLKEQQEQLQKVARLTEEKLEIYYGFLEGKDLEADNEK, translated from the coding sequence ATGTATAAAATTGGTGAAGTAGCAGAATTAACGGGGATGGGTATTCACACTTTGCGCTATTATGAGAAATTAGGATTATTACCACCACCAACGCGAAATAGTGGAATTCGTCAGTATACAGAAGGTGATGTACGTTTATTAAAATTTTTATATTCATTAAAACAAACCGGAATGTCATTAGAAGAGATGGTCGAATTTGCAAGTGATGGATGCATTATAGAGGAGATTAGACAGAGGAAAAAGGAAGTACCTGCGAAAGTAAAAAAGAGGATCTCAATTTTAACAGCACACTTAGATCGTTTAAAAGAACAACAGGAGCAATTGCAAAAAGTAGCCCGGCTAACAGAGGAGAAATTAGAAATTTATTACGGTTTTCTAGAAGGAAAAGATTTGGAGGCTGACAATGAGAAATAA
- a CDS encoding PadR family transcriptional regulator yields the protein MEKNDNFIIQLRKGVFDLAILSLISKQPMYGYEITSALQEIPVFHIPNGSIYPILNRITKNNWAVSYWEESGDGPKRKYYQITDEGREILHSRLHDYDAVYHALMLLAKGEDKK from the coding sequence ATGGAAAAAAATGATAATTTTATAATTCAATTACGCAAGGGTGTTTTTGATCTCGCTATTTTGTCTCTAATAAGCAAACAACCCATGTACGGATATGAAATCACAAGTGCATTACAAGAAATCCCTGTATTTCATATTCCAAATGGCTCGATTTACCCTATATTAAATCGAATCACGAAAAACAATTGGGCTGTTTCCTATTGGGAAGAGTCCGGTGATGGACCAAAAAGAAAATACTATCAGATTACAGACGAGGGGAGAGAAATTTTACATAGTCGCTTACATGATTATGACGCAGTTTATCATGCTCTAATGTTACTAGCTAAAGGAGAGGATAAAAAATGA